The DNA sequence GCGCGCTCTTTACGCACGAGCTCGCGTCGGCCTTCCTTTACGTCTCCTTTAAGAAgccctctcctcctccttctcctcctctccctctccaCGCTCCTCACATCTCAGAGGTGTTATTGCATTAAGAATAAACCAGCCGAGGCGATCAAAGACCCGAATGGAGTTCGCTTTTTCACCCCTTGGCTACAAACCTTCGACTGGAAATAGAAAAACCGAGCAGACACCCGAGGCGCGCGCTTCGGTCGTTCTCGGAGCGTCTAGAACCGGATTTCTAACTCACTGGTAGCCCGCTCTGCGTCGGGTCGCGAAAGCCGACCGGGAGTATTCGGGTGGATTACGATGTTATTGTTCACCGGGGGCACTTGAGCTGGGTGTTTGGGAGAGTTTGTGGGGCTCCCCGGGCTCGCTGCACTGAGATCCGGACGCGTTGAGAAAAAGGAGTCGGTGGCACGGAGTCCTCATGGCGCAACGGGTGCGTAAAAACCTACAAAAACACTCGAGCGCGGCCGTCAAGACTAATTCTACTAGGaagctggtaaaaaaaaatggacgtAATTACAGTCAGATGTCCTTTAATTCCTTCGatgaataatgtgtgtttatacacCTAAGTTGTTTtggggagagagaaaagaaaacacacacagcaacaaGTGAAACcaccaaaaacctttttttcgtAGCGCGCTGTTTTTCGTTTCCGtctaaaaatcatttcatttatatctatatattttttttttaattttgcaattaTCGCGACTCTTTCCATATATAGGCCAGCTGACAGCCAGAAGCGTAACCCGACGCTCGCAGCCCGTTCATAACTCATATTTCTCTCGCTGCACGCTTATCCGGGACCGATTCAATGCTACGTAACATCGGCGTTAATTTCAGCAATTATTTGTACACGCCGTAGAAACGTCGCTATTGTTACTGCAAGCtacattttgcattataacTTCACTTGTAAACCTCCGGAAAAGCgaagcaaaaaatataaacgACACGGCGATTTTAAAACGGCGTTGTAATTTGAATTCGACGCGAATTTgcgtattaaaaaaattaaaaatgcgtttaaaatgcattaactgaACGCGTCCGTATTGCATTCCGCCACATTCAGGAGCCGCAAAGAGCCTGAAAATCAAAACCGCtcttaattagttttatttagactCGCAAACTACCGTCGCGTAATTCGTTCGTTCGTTTTTGATGCCCAGTTTATCACCTCTTAAACAAACAGAGCTTTGTTCCCTTCTCGGATCAACGTTTGCAAGATGTGTGTGCGGCAGAGTCCCGGTCTGGTTTGCTAACCTGCGCGTTTTGAATGTGCTCAGTACGAGGATCTGGTCCATTACGGAATGGATGCGGTCGGGATCCCGTCTCCGATGTACGGGGATCCTCACGCGGCCAGAGCGATGCAGGCGGTGCACGTGAGCCACGGCCCGCCGCTTCACCAGTTCCCCGCGCCGCCCGGCGTCCCGTCGCCCGTTAACGACGCACTAAAACGGGATAAAGACGCCATTTACGGGTATGTGGGATTAGCAGCATGTCGGTTTCATTTTTTCGTCGTTATGTTATTTGACCACGTCCTGTGCGctgaaacaggaaatgatgGAAATGTTAgaatggggtttttttaataaagcagacTGCATTTAGAACAAGTTTCCCCTCATTtgcatcagtgtttttttaagcggaccacaaaaacagtcaatagccaacaatacgtCGTTTGGgacagtattactttttttttttttaaattatgccaAAAATAAGTTATGTTAAGATAACTTATCATGTTCCGTCAAGTCATGTTCCGTACGGATGTTTTGGAAATTTCCTGCCGTGAATAtgtcaaaacttaatttttgatcaCGCTAATttctttataactttataagcgattttttcaatatttagattttttgttgcATCGAAATACGCTCCTATCGTTTGTTCAGCTTTCAGATAATGTCTACCTCCGGATTAAAATaagtacataataataataataataataataataataataataataataaaagaccggttttgtggtccagaatGAACTTTGTTTGCCTGCTGTCGCAACAACCATGAATTTCTccatgcaccaaaaaaaaaaaaaaaaacccaaatgcGCTTGCATTTTCccctaaaatttaattttacactcTTCTTGTCTTATTTTgcgaaagtacaaaaaaaaaaaaaggcgtcCGGGCCTCGAGCCTGAGAAGCGCGCTTTGTTTCCTCCTCAAGCAGGCTGTGAACGCCGCCGAGTGTGATCTGTTTTGCAGGCATCCCCTCTTTCCTCTGCTTGCACTAGTTTTCGAGAAATGTGAATTGGCGACCTGCACGCCGAGAGAGAGCGGAGTGACCGGCGACGTCTGCTCCTCGGAGTCCTTCGACGAAGACATCACGGTCTTCTCTAAACAGGTCAGGCCCCGCTTTACCTCGCTGACCGCCcccaaaaactacaaaaaaatatcagcAAGCCCCGTGGAAAGATGTCGTGTGAAAACTGCCTGGATATtatcgctttttttttaatttcagataagGGCGGAAAAACCTTTCTTCTCGTCGAATCCAGACTTGGATAATTTGGTAATAATTTGgagttattgttattatttgtttaaatggtaataatttaACTTGGCTaaattgaattacatttttattgctggataaaataaaacaaagcgtttttttttttctgacgtGAAGTGTCGTTTCGTTTTAGATGATTCAAGCCATACAAGTGTTACGATTTCATCTCCTCGAATTAGAGAAGGTTTGGCTTTCGCTCACTGTCGTTgctattattatgattatgatcGTGATTATTGTGAGCGGCGCGCGCGGGGTTAACGCGCGCAGGCCGATCCTTGGTGATAAACGTGCGCTCCCGTTAAAGGTACACGAGCTGTGCGACAATTTCTGTCACCGCTACATCAGCTGTCTGAAGGGAAAGATGCCCACTGATCTGATGGTGGATGATAAAGAGGGGGGATCCAGGTCCGACGGGGAAGAATTCACGCGCACTCCGGGCGGCACAGACCAGGCAAGGATCTGCTTTTCTTTGCTTTCGGATACGGCACGCGCGCGCTTTGTGCACCACTTACtttgattttttcatttttacttgttatagtaaatgtttgaaataagcTAACGTCTAACATATGTTGAATAATACAAATAAGTGCGTAACTGCGCATTGCACGCgcgaccctgaaccacaaagctaatttttttcataaacaagTCAGCTTTTTGTAATTGGGATTTGTGCATTATCCGAAAGATGGATAAATACGCACGATTTGTTGGGATGGGCAACTATTAGAAAATGTacaatctgagggtgcaaaagaagtattaataaaatcacctttaaagctgttatggtaaatgtttaaaattagcTTACGTACAACGTGCAtatgaaataacataaaataagatatgATCTAAAATGAGATTTCTGTGGGTCTCTGGTGATAGGGACGCGCTTTTGTAATTTGTCTCTATTTATGTGCTTCTGGCTTTTAATGAGAGATTatttgtgcaattaaaatatcTGTGTGAAATGCACGAATCTGCACGCACCTTAAATATACTCtcttcataaaacattaatacgTCATGAAGTTATAATTTCATTGTTAAATGAATTAGTCGGCCGCTCGAATACAGTAGCGAAGCAGACCTGAAACACTATCTGGACAGTTTGTTTTTTGCGGGGAGGCCTGAAACTCCTGTTTCATGTGATACAATACGGCCACAGACTATCCGTGCCCCTGGTCTATATTAAATAACAGCAGATAATCAATCTTCCGTCATTTTataatgcatcatttttgctcttttgaGCTTAAACGAAACTTAACCCTTCGCATCGCAGGGCCCGTGCCATGCATAATTAAATCCCACGGTGTGATTGCAGATCATACCATAATTCAGATGCGTTCCCCGACCGAGTGCGATGATGCAGAAACACGAGCGCGGGTGTGTGACGAAACCTTAAAGCGAGCGAAAGACGTCCTCAGACATTTCTCATTACGTTTGCTTCCTGGTGGATAAAAGCAATCAGAGGGCTGTAGATAACAGCCTTCCTcaaactgaaagacaaatgatttaaagtgcctaaaaacagataaatacatGTTGTTAAGACAAATGATTTAAAGTGCACacaaaacagataaatacatgttgttacacacacactcacacacacacacacacacacacacacacacacacacacacacacacacacacacactcacacacacacacacacacacacacacacacacacacacacacacacacacacacacacacacacacacacacacacacacacacacacacacacacacacacacacacacacacacacacacacacacacacacacacacacacacacacacacacacacacacacacacacacacacacacacacacacacacacactcacacacacacacacacacacacacacacacacacacacacactcacacacacactcacacacacacacacacacacacacacacacacacacacacacacacacacacacacacacacacacacacacacacacacacacacacacacacacacacacacacacacacacacacacacacacacacacacacacacacacacacacacacacacacacacacacacacacacacacacacacacacacacacacacacacacacacacacactcacacacacacacacacacacacacacacacacacacacacacacacacacacacacacacacacacacacacactcacacacacacacacacacacacacacacacacacacacacacacacacacacacacacactcactcacacacacacacacacacacaaatacacacacacacacacacacacacacacacacacacacactcacacacacacactcacacacacacacatactcacacacactcactcacacacacacacacacacacacacacacacacactcacacacacacacacacacacacacacacacacacacacacacacacacacacacacacacacacacacacacatactcacacacacacacacacacacacacacacacacactcacacacacacacactcacacacacacatatatttgttcattatttatagtaaataatcCATCAGAGTACATTAACATCGTTAAGTGCGCTTCGTGCCTTTAATACCTGATGCAAATGACTGAAGCATTGTTtttctgttcacacacacacacacacacacacacacacatgtttgtTGTTCTCTGTGAGTCTGGTGCGGTGTGATGATAACTCACAGTGCATTTCTCTTAACGATGTGGTTTCGAGAGGCACCATCGTTGCATTTGAAAGATTTGGGATGACGTTTGTCGTCTTGGAAACCTCCGGTTGTTATAAGCATGTCACAACATCGTCTCCTTATTGTGCCCGAGACGCTGAGCatctctttatttatataaagtattgTTCTGAGAAGAGATGCCTTTCTGCGCACTGGAACAGGACGTAAACCACTTACTGTAGTTTGACTCCATTTCccagcattaaatataaaacatgtaattctttttttttttttttttataaatgaaatgcattatagtTGACTGGGGCAGGTTGTCACGTCTTATAACAGTGCTGCTGAATGTTGGTTAAAAGCACCAAGTTCAACACCCTCTTAAATTAGGTTTAGCTTTGTAAAATATCCGAGCTGAAATATCCTGCTAATATCATCATGTTTCTGTAATTGCATTTGGGTGACAGagataattacaaaaaaaaaattacaatatatattttttagataatgagattttattttaatatagtttattatagtgatttatttctttgatgcaatgctgaatttccgtcagtcattactccagtctaaagtgtcacatgatcctttagaaatcattttaatatgctgatttttttttttttttttttcagtgctgctcaatatttatatattttatattttatttatatattttcctaAATGAATTAAACCTTAAAAggaagagcatttattttaaatagaaataatttctaatataactggggtcagtattttttttttttatttgaaagaatttAAAATCTTGTGTTaaaaggatgtgttaaattgatgAGGAGCGATGCCAAAGATTTATATTGTTGgaagagatttttcttttttcttcattttttttaaaatgcagttctttttgacattttaatcttcatagaatcctgaaaaaaaggcGTTGCAGCTTCCAAATAAAGTTTGCCATCACTGCAttgataattctaataataaatcagcacattagtatgatttctgaaggatcatgtgacactttagACTGGAGTCATGGTAGAAAAACAGCTTTGAAGtaaatttatttactattttaaagcataaatagaaagctttcattttaaattacaccatattacttttttctgtatttttgatcaaattaatgcagccttgattAACATAAGAAAGTATAAGTATAacaaatattactatatatattactatatattacatatgtgacccaggaccacaaaactaATCATAATTTGTTTCATAAACAACTCAactttttgaaattgagatttgtGCATTATCCGAATGCATAACCTATATgcaattattagaaaatgtgggtgcaaaaaaatgataataaaaagttgtccgaaaagatgtttttagcaatacatattattaataaaaaaaaatctgatttatatatattcgtggtaggaaatgtacagaatgtcttcatgaaacatgaacGCTTGCTGACCCCTGGTTTTCTCTCTAGGTTTAGGGTCGGTGAAACGCAGCACACCGATCAGATTGCATCTatacaacataataaaaatatttatctgtCACTGACGAGCAGCGTTCACAGTTGCTCCGtccgtgacacacacacacacacacacacaccggccAGATGCACAGGTGTTTCACGTCGTTATATAAAGTGTTTTAGCACAGTTTGAACGCTCGACTGACCAATCGGCGTCCGGGGCTCGATTAAATCCGACAAGATGGGTTTCCAGAataccctgtgtgtgtgtgcgtgtgtgtgtgtgtgcgcaaacGCGTTTGTTTGTCTTATGATTTCTGCGCAGATgtttgtgcgtgcgtgtgcacgtgtgtttatatacagcGGTCCGCAGCGCCCTCCGACTGTTTGCTCTTGCAGCATGTGTTCTGTATTACTCCTTACGGCACGCCTCTGGTATGCGGCGCTGTACTGTACTTAACCAATCGTATATAGCGCCGAACGCGGCCCATTACTCCGtctacctgtctgtctctctgtaggCGTTCTGGAGGGAGGACGACGCCGCATCTGTTCATTCCTCTGAAGCTCCCGCGGCCTGCGGCAGACGGCCCGGCTCGCACAACGGAGACAACGGCAGCGAGCACGgtaacacactcacacgctacgctacagacacacacacacacacacacacatgcacgcacgcgAAGGCCTCGCTCTGCGCCAAGTGAAACAGATCTGCTGCAGGTTTGTCATCTCTAGCATACATTTACACTTTAGCACCGCCACAGGGGTCTCCGactgcacacgcacacacaaacacgcaagCACACACACTGGTAGACTGCTCCTAAATAACTGCAGCcgctcggtgtgtgtgtgtgtgtgtgtgtgtgtgtgatgtgtgttgGACAGGAAATGGTGCATGATGGATATAAAGACTCTTCTCTGGGCTCCTCTGCTCTGAGCACCAACCATGGCCAATAAAAACCAGAGTACATACTTCCCAGAGCAccgcatctgtgtgtgtgtgtgtgtgtgtgtgtgttttgttcgcTGTGGCTCAGCGCAGCAGCTGGGAGTCTGGCTCAGACAGAATATCTCACTAcctgagaaagagaaacaacagacagacaaacacacggATAAATGATCACAATGAAGCACAGAGTCTGTCCCGGAGCATTGTTTATACTGTAAACGTCTGCCTGACATCCTTTTTTAACGGGTTTTGGCACATTTAAAGGAGCCGCGTCGCACCTTTGCTTATTTTCTGTGTCAGTTTTGTTTTCGAAAACAGTTACGAATTTTCTTAAGATTTTCGTGACACTTTAGGCCCTCTTTCAGGGGCTGTTTTGTCTCTCGGTATGGTTTTAAGCCTACTAACGTTTAAGACTTTTAATATTGCAAACATTTGCTTGACCTGCGTTTCTTTTAAGCGTTTAGGTCCGATTTTAAGGAGCCACGTCAAaccttttaactttttaatgtcAATTTTGTTTCCAGAAACAACTCAAATTTCATTTTGGTCTCGTGGGGAGCTAGTGTGCTTTTTAGGCCATTAATGTTTAAGACATTTTATGCTGGAAAcgtttgttgtgctttttttgttcattttggcCCATTTCGTGACAGATGctgtaaaagcttttaaagatTATTAATGGTTAATCTTTGTATTACTGTAAGGACTGTAATATgtccttttttagtttttaaattgaattttaagaGTGCatgtcatctttttttatgtcagttttcttgttttttttttttaaaaatgctcagTTTTATTCTAAGTGCCTTCTTTGCACGTGAAAAGAgataacaaaaactaattttgaacATCACTAAATTCATTTATGCCAACAAAACGAAATGAATTGTTTTGGCGTCTGACATCAGAAAGTTGCAACAACTTCCTAATAAATGGTCATTTTCTCAAAGGAGTATATTTATAGCTCTGAAAAAATGACTGTTACAGTACAAAAGGAGAATTTGGCTCCTCGAGGTACGAAACCTTAAATGAAACGAACTGCTAACAAAACACACGAGAGCTTTTGAAACCGTATCAAACGGCGTGATTAAAAACGAATGTGATCCTACCGTTGCGATTATGATCTCAAATTATGATGAATGCAAACGAACAAAGTACTTGAGATGTACTttaatagtgaaaaataaacatcaaagtTAATATTAAGCTTTTATATGCGGTCGAAGGTTTCTGAGACGCTGAAACCCCTTTGAAATGGCGTCTAAAATGTTTTACGAAGGAATGAAAACTAATGCAGCCGCAAAGAATATTATCTCACGTCTGTTAATGCTGTCTGATTGCTTTCTTTTTCCCCAGGTGACTTTCTGGATCAGAGCGTCGCGTCTCCGAGCACAGGAGAGGAGGAAGACCCCGATAAAGAGAGGAAGAACAACAAGAAAAGGGGCATTTTTCCCAAAGTGGCAACCAACATCATGAGGGCATGGCTGTTCCAGCATCTCACGGTAAAACACCTCTCTGCTTTCCCCATGGCAAAAATAcccacaataaaaataataaaaggtcaCGTATGCAGTATAAATATGAATGACAGAATAATGGTGCTcagatatattaatattacgtGCACTGCTAGCTATCACGTAAGCTAAAGCTAACTTAATCCGAAGGTCGTCAATGCCGACATATACACCTATAAAACAGCTTACAGATGCTCAGAAGAAGATAAAAAGCTCGTGTGGCGTGTCCGTACCTGCACGCTTACATTATTTCAAGCTCAGTGACGCTCCCACAATGCCTAGAGGCTAgttagtgcacacacacacacacacatgcgctaATGACCGGTGTAACGATATATTGGGATGAAACACAGGCAGGGTTTCCTTACTCTTGTCGTGTGTAAAGTGTGATAACGGTTTCCATGGTAAAGTGGGCGGGCACGACTCCCTCAAGCTTCGAAAATGTAATCAGTGATATTGCTTTCAGAGAACCGAGCGGACGTCTCTGCAGCCttgttttccttctctctcaTTCGGAAACTTGTTGTATCTCCTTCCAAACAAATAGGCGCTCACACTGCCTCATAAACACTAGCTCATATGCGTCCCACATAAAGGCTGTGATTTAGATTGGGTAATTAGTGGGTAGTTTGTTGCCTTCTTGACAGCAGATGTGAAGCAGCAGAACACAAGGCTGCCTGAGCAACCAAcattaaggaaggaaggattGCAGagagggttgtttttttttttttttttgctttcagatttctttttattcttttgtatttttattatcgGTTGGAGTCACGAGAGGACAGGAATTTGCTGAACATGTGTTAACCACTAATCGCTGCATACATCTTTTATCAAAATATACggtttaaatgctttaaaaaaaatatatatttattaaatagaaaaataaaattatatatatatatatatatatatatatattttatatatatatatttataaatatatatatatatatatatatatatatatatatatttaaaaatatatatttataaaaaaaaaaatatatatatatatatatatatatatatatatatatatatatatatatatatatatatatattcagtaagGATGCAATAAATTCTTCAAAAATGGCAGCAAAAActtttctgaagaatcatgtgactctgaagactggagtaatgaagctgaaaatccagctttccatcacaggaattaattacattttaacataaattcttgtagaaaataagtattttaaattgtaataatatttcacaaatcaCTGTTCTCTCCCTTGTTTTACTGActtctttcataaaaaaaaatcccaaaccgatcccaaacctttgaacagcaAAGAAAGTTagatacttatttttttttttttttacgaaattGGCAGAATCATAAATATCCTTCAAAGAGGAGTCAATCCCACATGGAcaagctggaaaaaaaatctatccaaGATGGTGAATAAAATGCACGaagtgttaatatatttataactatttCAATGTGGACTTTTAAAATTTCGCTTTGCATGTTTTGCATCAAATGATTATTTGGGCTATTGTGTGATTTATCAACGGCGCCAGACCATTCGTTTACATGAGACGAAAGTACGGCCCTAAACCAATACATGAGTTAATGTGACAGTAATCGCTTAACACTATTGTACGGATGTGTTGTAGTTTTTTCACAAACACCTAAACATACTTGATTTGGAGACTGTGGGTTGCAGACGCGAGGGCTTTCCTTCAGGCGCCGAATAAGGTGGTTAGCACGCAGATAGATGGCATTACAACATTCCCTGAGATCATTAGGGGGTCAAAGGTCGTGGGTGTAAAAGAGCGCCCCCCCCCAACCATTATTCCCGTACAGTTGCCTGATCCGTCCAGCACCGGCAGCCCCGCAAACGCCGCGCTGTTTGAAGCTCGGAAACACGAGGAGCGCACGCTAAACCCGCCCCGCCTGTTCCCAGGCTCTGATCATTTTCGATCCCGGCGTTCGTGTTTGTCAGCGGTAAACGTGATTTCGCCAGACCTCCGCTCGCTGATTACCCTTTAATTCCGCTTGCAGCGCAGACCAAAGGAATCGTTCACCCAGTCATTATTTTCTGCGCTCTTACTGTTGCTCAAGACCCACATGCTGTCATTTCTTCATAATGCATGAGTCACTTCGACTGCTTTTTACTGCgctttcccccttttttttcgGTTTTGGACGGTTCGTTGTCGCTTGAGAAAGAGTTGCATTAAGTTTTGTGCAGAATGCCACAATATTCGATTTGACCAAATACCTGTACACTGCAGAGATCCTCTTATAATCTTGAAAATAAAGGTTCGTTTTTGGCGTCTATGGTTCTGTGAAGAACCTTGAACATCCGCGGAACCTTTAAAGCGTGCAAAATGTTCTTTCGATTTGTATGGTGTTCTTCAAAATGGTTCTCTTGCAAAAACACCCTTTATTTGTAAGTGCgtgggctgcatttatttggtcaaaaatacagaaaagctATTAAAACTGTATAAACATTATTGCGGTTTCTAATAtaggttttctattttaaagtactttaaaatagaatttatttctgcgatgcagtgctgtattttcagcataattactccAGTTTAAtttatccttgctgaataaaattattaattcataaaaaaaatatactgaacGTTTGACTGTATATTGTAACATTTGTATTTGAATAAACACGGTTTTTAcattctattttctattttaagaattctgaaaaaagtatcataaaacccccaaaatattaagcataatatttatcataaattaacatatttgaatgatttctgaaggatcatgtgacaccgaagacttaAACAATGATGCttataattcagttttgcatgacaggaataaattacattttgcaatatattataaaaagaaaacttttttttaaattgcaataatatttcgcaAAACGATTTTTTCGATCAAACAGAAAcg is a window from the Puntigrus tetrazona isolate hp1 chromosome 1, ASM1883169v1, whole genome shotgun sequence genome containing:
- the meis1a gene encoding homeobox protein Meis1a isoform X2, whose product is MAQRYEDLVHYGMDAVGIPSPMYGDPHAARAMQAVHVSHGPPLHQFPAPPGVPSPVNDALKRDKDAIYGHPLFPLLALVFEKCELATCTPRESGVTGDVCSSESFDEDITVFSKQIRAEKPFFSSNPDLDNLMIQAIQVLRFHLLELEKVHELCDNFCHRYISCLKGKMPTDLMVDDKEGGSRSDGEEFTRTPGGTDQAFWREDDAASVHSSEAPAACGRRPGSHNGDNGSEHGDFLDQSVASPSTGEEEDPDKERKNNKKRGIFPKVATNIMRAWLFQHLTHPYPSEEQKRQLSQDTGLTILQVNNWFINARRRIVQPMIDQSNRAGHSGPYTPDGQPMGGFVMDGQSHMGIRPPAALGGLGGVNMGLESQWHYM
- the meis1a gene encoding homeobox protein Meis1a isoform X1: MAQRYEDLVHYGMDAVGIPSPMYGDPHAARAMQAVHVSHGPPLHQFPAPPGVPSPVNDALKRDKDAIYGHPLFPLLALVFEKCELATCTPRESGVTGDVCSSESFDEDITVFSKQIRAEKPFFSSNPDLDNLMIQAIQVLRFHLLELEKVHELCDNFCHRYISCLKGKMPTDLMVDDKEGGSRSDGEEFTRTPGGTDQAFWREDDAASVHSSEAPAACGRRPGSHNGDNGSEHGDFLDQSVASPSTGEEEDPDKERKNNKKRGIFPKVATNIMRAWLFQHLTHPYPSEEQKRQLSQDTGLTILQVNNWFINARRRIVQPMIDQSNRAVGHSGPYTPDGQPMGGFVMDGQSHMGIRPPAALGGLGGVNMGLESQWHYM